Proteins co-encoded in one Spirosoma endbachense genomic window:
- the gyrA gene encoding DNA gyrase subunit A produces MAEENPDLESPSNIIPINIEDEMRGAYIDYSMSVIISRALPDVRDGLKPVHRRVLFGMAELGVNYNKPHKKSARIVGEVLGKYHPHGDSSVYDTMVRMAQDWSLRYPLVDGQGNFGSIDGDSPAAMRYTEARLKRIAEELLTDIYKETVDFQPNFDDSLQEPSVMPAKLPNLLLNGSSGIAVGMATNMAPHNLTEVVDGIIAYLDNNEITIEELMQFVKAPDFPTGATIYGMEGVKSAFKTGRGRVVMRANATIEENRGKTQIIVTDVPYMVNKAVMLEKTAELINDKKIEGIMAFRDESDRDGLRVVYDLRKDAIPNVVLNNLYKHTALQSSFSINNVALVKGRPILLNLKDMMKYYVEHRFEVVTRRTQYELREAEKRAHILEGLLIALDNIDAVINLIRSSRDPEVARTGLMQQFSLSDLQAKAILEMRLQRLTGLERDKLQAEYDELMSVIADLKAILANEERKRQVIKDELIDIRARYGDERRTQINPLGDGNISDLSLIADEDMIITISHEGYIKRTPTTEYRSQGRGGVGAKAAATKEEDFTEHLFTATMHNTLLAFTQKGRLYWLPVYELPEGSRLSKGRPLANFINIESDDKVRAVINVTDLKNEDYINNNYIVMCTRKGTIKKTMLEAYSRPRQNGIIAITIDEDDQLLGVCLTNGDNDIVIASSAGKAVRFHESRVRPMGRTAAGVRGISLDDEDKTDHVIGMVCIASADAQLLVVSEKGYGKRSEIDGYRVTNRGAKGVGTLKVTEKVGRLVAVLDVADNDDLMIINKSGIAIRTPVNEISVIGRNTQGVRLISLRDGDEISSVTKIKQEEVEDVASADTEEITE; encoded by the coding sequence ATGGCGGAAGAAAATCCCGACCTCGAATCTCCCAGTAACATCATTCCCATTAACATTGAGGACGAAATGCGTGGGGCCTACATTGATTATTCAATGTCGGTTATCATCTCGCGTGCCCTTCCAGACGTTCGTGACGGTTTGAAGCCGGTTCACCGTCGGGTGTTATTTGGCATGGCCGAACTGGGCGTTAACTACAATAAGCCCCATAAGAAATCGGCCCGTATTGTGGGGGAAGTATTGGGTAAATACCACCCGCACGGTGACTCATCCGTTTACGACACCATGGTCCGTATGGCCCAGGACTGGTCGTTGCGGTATCCACTCGTAGACGGTCAGGGTAACTTTGGGTCCATTGATGGCGACTCACCAGCGGCTATGCGGTATACCGAAGCCCGGTTAAAGCGGATTGCTGAAGAGTTGCTGACCGATATTTATAAGGAAACGGTTGATTTTCAACCCAACTTCGACGATTCGCTCCAGGAGCCGTCGGTGATGCCGGCTAAGTTGCCCAACCTGCTGCTCAACGGTTCGTCGGGTATCGCGGTCGGGATGGCGACCAACATGGCTCCCCATAACCTGACCGAAGTGGTCGATGGCATTATTGCCTATCTCGACAATAACGAGATCACCATTGAAGAACTGATGCAGTTCGTCAAAGCGCCTGATTTTCCAACGGGGGCAACCATTTATGGCATGGAGGGCGTTAAGTCGGCCTTTAAGACCGGTCGCGGCCGGGTGGTCATGCGGGCCAACGCAACCATCGAAGAAAATCGCGGCAAAACCCAGATCATTGTCACGGATGTGCCCTACATGGTCAATAAGGCGGTAATGCTGGAGAAAACGGCTGAGCTGATCAATGATAAAAAGATCGAAGGCATCATGGCCTTCCGGGATGAGTCGGATCGGGATGGGCTGCGGGTCGTGTATGACCTCCGTAAAGACGCCATACCGAACGTTGTTCTGAACAACCTCTATAAACATACTGCGCTGCAATCGTCCTTCAGCATCAACAATGTCGCGCTCGTGAAAGGGCGGCCGATATTGCTCAACCTGAAGGATATGATGAAGTATTACGTCGAGCATCGGTTCGAGGTAGTTACCCGTCGGACGCAGTACGAACTTCGTGAGGCTGAGAAACGGGCGCATATTTTAGAAGGGTTACTGATTGCCCTGGACAATATCGATGCGGTTATTAACCTGATCCGTTCATCGCGTGATCCGGAAGTAGCCCGCACCGGTCTGATGCAGCAGTTCTCCCTGAGCGATCTTCAGGCGAAAGCGATCCTGGAAATGCGTCTGCAACGGCTGACGGGTCTGGAACGCGACAAGCTACAGGCAGAATACGACGAGCTGATGAGCGTGATTGCTGATCTGAAAGCGATTCTGGCGAATGAAGAACGGAAACGGCAGGTTATCAAAGACGAACTGATCGATATTCGGGCCCGCTACGGGGACGAACGCCGGACGCAGATCAACCCCCTCGGTGATGGGAATATCAGCGACCTGTCGCTGATTGCCGATGAGGACATGATCATTACGATCTCGCACGAAGGGTATATCAAGCGGACACCAACCACCGAATACCGGTCGCAGGGACGGGGTGGAGTAGGAGCGAAGGCTGCGGCTACCAAAGAGGAAGACTTTACGGAACACCTCTTTACCGCCACCATGCATAACACCCTGCTGGCGTTTACACAAAAGGGTCGGTTGTACTGGCTGCCCGTTTACGAACTACCGGAGGGTTCCCGCCTGTCGAAGGGTCGGCCACTGGCTAACTTTATCAACATCGAATCCGATGATAAAGTACGGGCCGTTATCAACGTAACGGATCTGAAAAACGAAGACTACATCAACAATAATTACATTGTGATGTGTACCCGGAAGGGAACTATCAAGAAGACCATGCTGGAGGCCTACTCCCGGCCGCGTCAGAATGGCATCATTGCCATTACGATCGATGAGGATGATCAACTGCTGGGGGTGTGTCTGACAAACGGCGACAACGATATTGTGATCGCATCGAGTGCCGGGAAGGCGGTCCGTTTCCACGAAAGCCGTGTTCGTCCGATGGGCCGTACGGCGGCTGGTGTCCGGGGTATTTCGCTGGATGACGAAGACAAAACGGATCACGTGATCGGCATGGTTTGCATTGCGTCGGCGGATGCACAGTTGCTGGTCGTTTCGGAGAAAGGCTACGGTAAACGGTCGGAGATCGATGGGTACCGGGTGACAAACCGGGGGGCCAAAGGAGTTGGCACGTTGAAGGTGACCGAAAAGGTTGGGCGGTTAGTAGCCGTACTCGATGTGGCGGATAACGATGACCTGATGATTATCAATAAATCGGGAATTGCCATCCGGACCCCGGTTAATGAGATCAGCGTGATTGGCCGAAACACCCAGGGTGTTCGCCTGATCAGTCTTCGTGACGGCGACGAAATATCGTCCGTAACGAAAATCAAGCAGGAAGAAGTTGAAGACGTAGCTTCGGCCGATACTGAAGAAATAACGGAATAA
- a CDS encoding RES family NAD+ phosphorylase: MLVYRITKAIYADRLVASGGAARWNSRGQFVLYTAATRALACLENVVHRSGEGLQDTFRVMVIAIPDTVLITELPPETLPADWFDFRQYDACQRIGGEWLMSGRSAVLRVPSAIIANEWNYLLNPAHPEFSRIALQRTEPFLFDPRIKS, from the coding sequence ATGCTTGTCTATCGAATTACAAAAGCTATTTATGCCGACCGGCTGGTTGCCTCCGGAGGAGCTGCCCGCTGGAACAGCCGGGGTCAGTTCGTTCTTTATACGGCTGCCACGCGCGCCCTTGCCTGCCTGGAGAACGTGGTTCACCGCAGTGGCGAGGGCTTACAGGATACGTTTCGGGTGATGGTTATTGCTATTCCCGATACGGTGCTGATCACGGAACTGCCCCCGGAAACGCTGCCTGCCGACTGGTTTGATTTCCGGCAGTACGACGCCTGTCAGCGGATAGGAGGGGAGTGGCTGATGAGCGGCCGGTCGGCGGTTTTGCGGGTGCCGTCAGCGATCATCGCCAACGAATGGAATTACCTGCTCAATCCGGCTCATCCCGAATTTAGCCGCATTGCTCTGCAGCGTACGGAGCCGTTTCTGTTTGATCCACGGATCAAATCCTGA
- a CDS encoding AraC family transcriptional regulator, giving the protein MVNDHLREPFELILKEFMDVCPRGKHAHTFFEVIYIVAGTGRQCINDTEVRYGPGNLFVVAPNDTHTFKIETTSRFFFIRFNNGYLQASKQNKELVERLELILQNARHEPGCLLRNEADERAVAQLMEIILHEHLGKDLYHKELIGQLVNTLLVIIARNISQAFPAVIDETSEEKAIDILQYIQSNIYYPEKLRVEAISAYLGLSETYLGRYFKKHAHETLQQYILNYKLKLVENRLVHSQMRIKEIADEFGFTDKSHLNRIFKKYRGVNPTSFRQSAKAVVV; this is encoded by the coding sequence ATGGTAAACGATCATCTGCGTGAGCCTTTCGAACTGATCCTGAAAGAATTTATGGATGTATGCCCCCGTGGGAAACACGCGCATACCTTTTTTGAGGTGATTTATATCGTAGCGGGTACCGGTCGGCAGTGCATTAATGACACCGAGGTTCGTTACGGGCCGGGCAACCTGTTTGTGGTGGCACCGAATGACACCCATACCTTTAAGATCGAAACAACCTCGCGGTTCTTCTTTATCCGGTTTAACAATGGTTACCTTCAGGCATCCAAACAGAATAAGGAACTGGTTGAGCGGCTGGAACTGATTTTACAGAATGCACGCCATGAACCCGGTTGTCTACTCCGGAATGAAGCCGACGAACGAGCGGTCGCGCAGCTGATGGAGATCATCCTGCACGAGCATCTGGGTAAGGATCTGTATCATAAGGAACTGATCGGGCAGTTGGTGAATACCCTGCTGGTGATCATCGCCCGGAACATTTCGCAGGCGTTTCCGGCGGTCATCGATGAAACCAGCGAAGAAAAAGCGATTGACATCCTGCAGTACATTCAATCCAATATTTACTATCCTGAGAAATTACGGGTGGAGGCAATCAGTGCATACCTGGGCTTATCGGAAACGTATCTGGGGCGTTATTTTAAGAAACATGCGCATGAAACCCTACAGCAGTATATCCTGAACTATAAGCTGAAACTGGTTGAGAATCGACTGGTACACAGCCAGATGCGCATTAAGGAAATCGCCGATGAGTTCGGCTTTACCGATAAGAGTCACCTGAACCGGATCTTTAAGAAATACAGGGGCGTTAATCCCACCAGCTTCAGGCAGTCAGCCAAAGCCGTTGTTGTTTAG
- a CDS encoding zinc-dependent alcohol dehydrogenase family protein encodes MKALILEAYDAPFHLRDVAVPEVGPGQVLVKISASGVNPLDLKIKAGQAAHAQTRLPAILGIDMAGVVEAVGAGVTAVKPGDEVYGMIGGIAGIPGSLADYAAVDADLLALKPANLTSREAAALPLSVITAWEGLVDRAHIHAGQTVLIQGGAGGVGHMAVQLAVAKGAQVFATVDPPRHDLMKTYGATPIDYTRLSVDAYVQEFTAGEGFDCILDTLGGHMLDDSFTAVKRYTGHVVSMLGWGTHNLAPLSFRGATYSGVFTLYPLISGKGRAHHGDILREATALVEAGKLRPLVDKNRYTRETINDAYTALTQRTAQGKLIIDIDQPES; translated from the coding sequence ATGAAAGCACTCATTCTGGAAGCGTACGACGCTCCCTTTCACCTACGCGATGTAGCCGTTCCGGAAGTCGGTCCGGGACAGGTTCTGGTCAAAATCAGCGCCAGCGGGGTCAATCCACTGGACCTAAAAATTAAAGCGGGGCAGGCCGCTCATGCGCAAACCCGGTTACCGGCTATTTTAGGCATCGATATGGCTGGAGTGGTGGAAGCCGTTGGTGCAGGCGTAACTGCGGTCAAACCCGGCGACGAGGTGTATGGTATGATCGGTGGTATTGCGGGTATACCGGGCTCACTGGCCGACTATGCAGCAGTAGACGCTGATCTGCTGGCCCTGAAGCCCGCCAATCTAACCAGCCGGGAAGCCGCTGCCTTGCCCTTATCGGTCATAACCGCCTGGGAAGGATTGGTAGACAGGGCCCATATACACGCCGGACAAACGGTATTGATTCAGGGCGGTGCGGGTGGCGTCGGTCATATGGCGGTACAGCTAGCCGTTGCAAAAGGCGCACAGGTGTTCGCAACGGTTGATCCCCCCAGGCACGACCTGATGAAAACGTACGGGGCTACGCCTATCGATTATACACGGCTTTCGGTCGATGCGTACGTACAGGAATTTACCGCTGGCGAAGGCTTTGACTGCATCCTCGATACCCTTGGCGGCCACATGCTGGATGATTCCTTTACAGCAGTCAAACGCTATACCGGGCATGTGGTCAGTATGTTGGGATGGGGTACGCATAACCTGGCACCGTTGTCCTTTCGCGGAGCCACCTATTCCGGCGTCTTTACCTTATATCCGCTGATCTCGGGAAAAGGCCGGGCTCATCATGGCGACATTCTGCGGGAAGCCACCGCTTTAGTTGAGGCTGGAAAGCTAAGACCGCTGGTCGATAAAAACCGGTATACCCGTGAAACGATAAACGATGCGTATACCGCCCTGACGCAACGAACCGCCCAGGGGAAATTGATCATTGACATCGATCAGCCGGAAAGCTGA
- the parS gene encoding type II RES/Xre toxin-antitoxin system antitoxin: MIVQDRTALVFSALKGVPATRFFEIADLTGYKREQLAEVFDTSLKTFQRYEREHKKLNPQDSEKVLKIMALFQTGESVFGTADSFRRWMDKPAYGLGNQVPFDLLHTSGGIDLVLDEVIRIEYGDLA; this comes from the coding sequence ATGATCGTTCAAGACCGCACCGCCCTCGTTTTTTCCGCCCTGAAAGGTGTTCCAGCTACTCGTTTCTTCGAGATTGCCGACCTGACGGGCTATAAACGCGAACAACTGGCGGAGGTATTCGATACCTCCCTCAAGACGTTTCAGCGCTATGAGCGGGAGCATAAGAAGCTGAATCCGCAGGATAGTGAGAAAGTCCTGAAAATCATGGCCCTCTTTCAAACCGGTGAATCCGTTTTTGGTACCGCCGATTCATTCCGGCGGTGGATGGATAAGCCGGCCTATGGCCTGGGCAATCAGGTCCCGTTCGACCTGTTGCATACTTCGGGAGGTATCGATCTGGTGCTGGACGAAGTAATCCGGATCGAATACGGCGATCTGGCCTAG
- a CDS encoding DUF1501 domain-containing protein, giving the protein MKNRWNRREFLQKTSAATLAALAASAPIPSLLSGCTSGSTAVQGTADTVILLWMAGGMAHTETFDPKKYTPFEKGMAGNRVLSTFKSVPTVLDGIHFSDGLQSIGRVMDKGTLIRSYVAADMGHILHSRHQYHWHTCYEPPQTVAAPHIGSWIAKELGPKNPVIPAFVDIGQRFTVGEGEELKAFHTAGFLGNEFGPFFIPDPSQGLESVRPPIGMDARRFERRNQLYNELIRNSPVGEFGSDYQKESLRRSMEQAYRLLNSPEAKAFDLSTEPKASYDRYNTGRFGLGCLLARRLTEQGARFISVTTEYEPFKGWDTHENGHTRLEEMKKQIDGPIAQLITDLAKTGHLERTLVVVASEFSRDMMVEGRPGAKVLEQVNQPDVLSDLKFYGMHRHFTDGCSVLLFGGGIKKGFVYGKTADERPCKTIENPVRIDGIHQTIYHALGIPPDTQYEIEKRPFYTTPDGKGKPVLELLA; this is encoded by the coding sequence ATGAAGAACAGGTGGAATAGACGGGAATTTCTGCAGAAAACGAGTGCGGCTACGCTGGCGGCACTGGCGGCCAGCGCGCCCATACCGAGTCTGCTGTCGGGTTGTACGTCCGGATCAACTGCCGTGCAGGGAACCGCCGATACGGTGATTCTGCTCTGGATGGCCGGGGGCATGGCGCACACCGAGACGTTTGACCCCAAAAAATACACGCCTTTCGAGAAAGGCATGGCCGGGAATCGGGTATTGAGTACGTTCAAGTCAGTGCCGACCGTTCTGGATGGCATTCACTTTTCGGATGGGCTCCAGAGCATCGGTCGCGTCATGGATAAGGGCACCCTTATTCGGTCGTATGTGGCGGCCGATATGGGGCATATTCTGCATTCGCGGCATCAATACCACTGGCATACCTGTTACGAGCCTCCGCAAACCGTGGCGGCTCCGCACATCGGCTCCTGGATTGCCAAGGAACTGGGTCCGAAAAATCCGGTGATTCCGGCCTTCGTCGATATCGGTCAGCGCTTTACCGTTGGTGAAGGCGAAGAGCTGAAAGCCTTTCATACGGCTGGTTTTCTGGGGAATGAATTCGGTCCGTTTTTTATTCCCGATCCCAGCCAGGGCCTTGAGAGCGTTCGGCCCCCGATTGGCATGGACGCCCGGCGGTTCGAGCGACGGAACCAGTTGTATAATGAACTCATCCGTAACAGCCCCGTTGGCGAGTTTGGCAGCGATTACCAGAAAGAATCCCTCCGGCGATCGATGGAGCAGGCCTACCGGTTACTGAACTCCCCCGAAGCGAAGGCCTTTGATCTGAGTACGGAGCCTAAAGCCAGTTATGACCGGTACAATACCGGTCGGTTCGGGCTGGGTTGTCTGCTGGCCCGCCGGCTGACCGAGCAGGGTGCCCGCTTCATCAGTGTCACGACCGAATACGAGCCGTTCAAGGGGTGGGACACGCACGAGAATGGCCATACGCGCCTGGAAGAAATGAAGAAGCAGATCGACGGGCCGATTGCCCAGTTGATTACGGATCTGGCTAAAACGGGGCACCTGGAGCGCACCTTAGTGGTGGTGGCCAGCGAATTCAGCCGGGATATGATGGTTGAAGGGCGGCCGGGGGCCAAGGTGCTGGAACAGGTGAACCAGCCCGATGTACTGTCGGACCTGAAATTTTACGGCATGCATCGACACTTTACCGATGGCTGCTCGGTGCTCCTGTTCGGGGGTGGAATCAAGAAAGGGTTTGTGTACGGTAAAACAGCCGACGAACGGCCCTGCAAAACCATCGAAAACCCGGTTCGTATCGACGGAATCCATCAGACCATCTACCACGCGCTGGGTATTCCGCCCGATACCCAGTATGAGATCGAGAAGCGCCCGTTTTATACAACGCCGGATGGGAAGGGGAAGCCGGTCCTGGAGCTCCTGGCTTAA
- a CDS encoding PSD1 and planctomycete cytochrome C domain-containing protein, whose amino-acid sequence MVLLQHVLFPCLAATFWLWQFLGRLHPLIVHFPVALLCIALLLEVVGWYRRSADWRAGITALVWIGTLSSVLAAGLGLLLVNQEAYSGATVTSHQWLGLATVFLAVCTVLALRSGRMPLYRGLLGVTVIGVGLAGHYGALLTHGDDYLTSVLPLHNEKVPETNDATFAFVSSSQPLTVKQIEDLNLEVRSILAHTCYSCHSATKTKGELRLDKKDLVLKGGKHGIILKPGHPEDSELIRRVSLPAGHKEAMPTKGKRLSEKEVALLAFWIKQGAPWPDGPEKSLYRVAALAPRLPAIPPATVDITQPIDRFVSAYFQANKLAWKGVVDDRTYIRRVYLDVVGLLPSPVDVQQFTADPSPDKRNVLVRKLLDRNEAYAQHWLTFWNDALRNDYTGTGYVTGGRSDISTWLYQSLKKNKPYNWFVRELISPTKQSAGFIKGIQWRGTINASQRTEMQAAQNVAQVLLGLNLKCASCHDSFISDWKLADAYAFANVFADSTLEINRCDKPTGKMAGRRILFNELGTISVDAPTEQRLRELADFLVQPKDGRLYRTVVNRIWAQLMGRGIVEPVDAMDNQPWSQDLLDWLAYDFVQNGYDLKKLMYAILTSKTYQLPSVGVKDAGLLTAPTYAFEGMVRRRLTAEQFADAVSLSFNPIYQDTAIVKRLPQTIHREIPFVRASLVKNDAFLTALGRPNRETVSTSRLSQANLLQALELTNGLTFNEALKRGAGIWKVTYPSSDALVRKLYWQALGREPAPKELAVARQLLGKTPDIDGIQDLVWAIALHPEFQLIY is encoded by the coding sequence ATGGTACTACTCCAACACGTTCTTTTTCCATGTCTGGCAGCAACGTTTTGGCTTTGGCAATTTCTGGGCCGCTTACACCCATTGATCGTCCATTTTCCGGTTGCCCTCCTTTGTATAGCGCTGCTACTGGAAGTGGTCGGATGGTATCGCCGGTCGGCCGACTGGCGGGCGGGCATTACCGCCCTGGTCTGGATCGGCACCCTGAGCTCCGTACTCGCAGCGGGTTTGGGGCTGCTGCTGGTGAATCAGGAAGCGTATAGCGGAGCGACGGTCACCAGTCATCAGTGGCTGGGTCTGGCAACGGTCTTTCTGGCGGTTTGTACGGTACTGGCGCTGAGGTCGGGCCGCATGCCGCTGTACCGGGGCTTATTGGGGGTGACGGTAATCGGCGTTGGACTGGCGGGTCATTATGGCGCGTTGCTGACGCACGGTGACGATTACCTGACCAGCGTACTCCCCCTGCACAATGAGAAAGTCCCCGAAACCAACGACGCCACTTTTGCCTTTGTCAGCAGCAGTCAGCCGCTGACGGTCAAACAGATCGAAGACCTGAACCTGGAAGTCCGGTCGATCCTCGCGCATACGTGTTACAGCTGTCACAGTGCTACCAAAACAAAAGGGGAGCTTCGGCTTGATAAAAAGGACCTTGTTCTGAAAGGCGGGAAGCACGGGATCATTCTGAAGCCCGGTCATCCGGAAGACAGCGAACTTATCCGCCGGGTGAGCCTGCCTGCCGGTCATAAAGAAGCGATGCCGACCAAAGGAAAGCGGCTCAGTGAAAAAGAAGTCGCCCTGCTGGCCTTCTGGATCAAGCAGGGCGCCCCCTGGCCGGATGGTCCCGAAAAAAGCCTGTATCGGGTAGCCGCCCTGGCCCCCCGCTTACCCGCGATTCCCCCGGCTACTGTCGATATTACCCAACCCATCGATCGGTTCGTGAGCGCGTATTTTCAGGCGAACAAACTGGCCTGGAAGGGCGTCGTCGATGACCGGACGTATATCCGCCGGGTGTATCTGGACGTTGTTGGTCTGCTGCCTTCACCCGTTGATGTTCAACAATTCACGGCCGATCCGAGCCCGGATAAACGGAACGTTCTGGTCAGGAAGCTACTGGACCGGAACGAAGCCTACGCCCAGCACTGGCTCACCTTCTGGAACGATGCTCTTCGGAATGATTATACCGGTACGGGCTACGTGACCGGCGGGCGTTCTGATATTAGCACCTGGCTGTATCAATCGCTCAAAAAGAATAAGCCCTACAACTGGTTTGTGCGGGAACTGATCAGTCCGACGAAGCAATCGGCCGGGTTTATCAAGGGAATTCAATGGCGTGGCACCATTAACGCGAGCCAGCGAACCGAGATGCAGGCAGCCCAGAATGTGGCTCAGGTATTACTCGGGCTTAATCTCAAATGTGCTTCCTGCCACGATAGCTTCATCAGCGACTGGAAACTGGCCGATGCCTATGCGTTCGCGAACGTATTCGCCGATAGCACCCTGGAAATAAACCGATGCGATAAGCCGACGGGTAAGATGGCCGGACGCCGTATCCTCTTTAACGAACTGGGTACGATCAGCGTCGATGCGCCAACCGAGCAGCGCCTTCGGGAACTGGCTGATTTTCTGGTTCAGCCGAAAGACGGCCGACTCTACCGAACGGTCGTCAACCGGATCTGGGCGCAGCTGATGGGGCGGGGTATTGTCGAACCCGTAGATGCCATGGACAACCAGCCCTGGAGCCAGGACCTGCTGGATTGGCTGGCCTATGATTTTGTGCAGAATGGGTACGATCTGAAGAAGCTGATGTACGCCATACTTACCTCAAAAACGTACCAGTTACCGTCCGTAGGGGTAAAGGATGCGGGTTTACTGACCGCGCCTACCTATGCGTTTGAGGGCATGGTTCGTCGGCGCCTGACCGCCGAACAGTTTGCCGATGCGGTCAGTCTATCCTTCAACCCCATCTACCAGGATACCGCTATTGTGAAGCGATTACCCCAAACGATTCATCGGGAGATTCCGTTTGTGCGGGCATCCCTGGTGAAGAACGATGCCTTTCTGACGGCTCTGGGTCGACCCAACCGCGAAACGGTCAGTACCAGCCGCCTGTCGCAGGCCAATCTGTTACAGGCCCTGGAGCTAACCAATGGATTGACGTTTAATGAAGCCTTGAAACGGGGCGCCGGTATCTGGAAAGTGACTTATCCATCGTCGGACGCGCTCGTCAGGAAATTATACTGGCAGGCCTTAGGCCGGGAGCCAGCGCCCAAAGAACTCGCCGTTGCCCGGCAGCTGCTGGGTAAAACGCCGGATATAGACGGTATTCAGGATCTGGTGTGGGCCATTGCCCTGCACCCCGAATTTCAGTTAATTTATTAA
- a CDS encoding SDR family oxidoreductase, with translation MKRIILTGSSSGFGWLTAKTLAKQGHIVYATMRNVTTTNAAVAQTIRQWAIDHDAAIRVVELDVTSDASVQQAMAEIADDANGQIDVLINNAGIVITGLNESLSTEQANQIFQVNVLGADRMIKAVLPYMHAQKSGLLMHLSSGLARLHLPLLGAYSASKAAIDALAETYHYELRALGIDSVIVQPGAYPTTDLLTKQINPANPGVEEVYGETILPIKRGIAHMFTPTEKSPDPQEVADLIARLVETPAGERPLWNAIGIGGVQPYVEQLNQGTQQLAATVFNAIGVTVPA, from the coding sequence ATGAAACGAATCATTCTTACCGGAAGTAGCAGCGGGTTTGGTTGGCTGACGGCCAAAACACTGGCAAAACAGGGCCACATTGTATACGCCACCATGCGTAATGTTACCACAACGAATGCGGCCGTCGCGCAAACCATTCGCCAGTGGGCCATTGACCATGACGCGGCTATTCGGGTCGTTGAACTCGATGTGACCAGTGATGCGTCCGTTCAGCAGGCGATGGCTGAAATCGCCGACGATGCGAATGGACAGATCGACGTACTGATTAACAATGCCGGGATCGTCATTACCGGACTGAACGAATCCCTGAGCACGGAACAGGCCAATCAGATTTTTCAGGTGAATGTACTCGGCGCCGACCGGATGATTAAAGCCGTGCTGCCGTATATGCATGCGCAGAAAAGTGGCCTGCTGATGCACCTGTCGAGTGGTCTTGCCCGGCTTCATTTGCCGCTGCTGGGGGCTTATAGTGCCTCCAAGGCGGCTATCGACGCGCTGGCCGAAACGTACCATTACGAACTCCGTGCTTTGGGTATCGATTCTGTGATTGTGCAGCCTGGGGCCTATCCGACCACCGACCTATTGACCAAGCAGATAAATCCGGCGAATCCTGGCGTGGAGGAGGTATACGGCGAAACGATCCTGCCCATCAAACGGGGTATTGCGCATATGTTTACGCCTACCGAAAAAAGCCCCGATCCGCAGGAGGTGGCTGATCTGATTGCCAGACTGGTCGAAACCCCCGCTGGTGAGCGACCCCTCTGGAATGCGATTGGCATCGGGGGTGTTCAGCCGTATGTAGAGCAATTGAATCAGGGTACCCAGCAGTTGGCCGCTACGGTATTCAATGCCATCGGGGTCACCGTACCCGCCTGA